From one Candidatus Zixiibacteriota bacterium genomic stretch:
- a CDS encoding KamA family radical SAM protein codes for MAVPGTATATNTRRRAKYILNIDRIEQLSDTEKKRLKAVAKRFAFRANDYYLSLIDWDDPQDPIRRLVIPQERELNDWGQLDTSNEASITVARGAQHKYGTTVLLLVNEACGAYCRYCFRKRLFMNDNDEVNYDITPGLDYIRAHPEVSNVLLTGGDPMILQTPKLAAIFEQLRAIEHVKIIRIGTKMPAFNPFRFINDPELMELIRAHSHNDRRVYFMCHFDHPRELTEESIEGLRMIQDAGAICVNQNPIIRGISDDPDVMAELWNRLSYIGVPQYYVFQGRPTEGNEPFEVPIVEAYFKIEEAKKKCSGLAKRTKYCMSHEAGKVEIIGVDHKRIYLKFHRAKYARDEQRLIVCERDDNAYWLDQLKPVSGYSNEYYREQAASRAGAA; via the coding sequence ATGGCAGTACCCGGTACCGCCACGGCGACCAACACGCGTCGGCGCGCCAAATACATCCTCAATATCGACCGCATCGAACAGCTGTCGGATACGGAAAAGAAGCGCCTGAAGGCGGTCGCGAAGCGATTCGCGTTTCGCGCCAACGACTACTACCTCTCGTTGATCGACTGGGACGATCCGCAGGATCCGATCCGCCGGCTGGTGATACCGCAGGAGCGCGAGCTCAACGACTGGGGACAGCTCGACACCTCGAACGAAGCCTCGATTACAGTGGCCCGCGGGGCGCAGCACAAGTACGGCACGACCGTGCTGCTGTTGGTCAACGAAGCCTGCGGAGCGTACTGCCGGTACTGCTTCCGCAAGCGGCTGTTCATGAACGACAACGACGAGGTCAATTACGATATCACGCCGGGGCTGGACTATATTCGCGCGCACCCCGAAGTCTCCAATGTCCTGTTGACGGGGGGGGATCCGATGATTCTGCAGACGCCGAAGCTGGCGGCGATATTCGAACAGCTTCGCGCGATCGAACATGTCAAAATCATTCGGATCGGCACCAAGATGCCGGCGTTTAATCCGTTCCGGTTCATCAACGATCCCGAGTTGATGGAGCTGATACGCGCGCACTCGCACAACGACCGCCGCGTGTATTTCATGTGTCATTTCGACCACCCCCGTGAGTTGACCGAGGAAAGTATCGAAGGTCTTCGGATGATCCAGGACGCCGGGGCGATTTGTGTCAACCAGAACCCGATCATCCGGGGCATCTCGGACGATCCCGACGTCATGGCGGAGTTGTGGAACAGGCTGTCGTATATCGGCGTGCCGCAGTATTACGTGTTCCAGGGGCGACCGACCGAGGGCAACGAGCCGTTCGAGGTGCCGATTGTCGAAGCGTATTTCAAGATCGAAGAGGCGAAGAAGAAGTGTTCGGGGCTGGCCAAGCGAACGAAATACTGCATGTCGCATGAGGCGGGCAAGGTGGAGATTATCGGAGTCGACCACAAACGAATCTACCTGAAGTTTCATCGGGCCAAGTACGCCCGGGACGAACAGCGCCTGATCGTCTGCGAGCGCGACGACAATGCGTACTGGCTCGATCAGCTCAAGCCCGTGAGCGGGTACAGCAACGAGTATTACCGCGAGCAGGCGGCGTCGCGGGCCGGCGCCGCCTGA
- a CDS encoding M14 family zinc carboxypeptidase: MHLSSRLLITASAVALSVLVAPELTAGLHPSYSEKAIIDTVPFYDTESYDPAIPNPNDYLQHPVGQWPNHYHEIVAYARLLAEKSDRVMIDSYGSTHEGRELIYLIISTPENLARLEQYRDAMSTVADPAALSSSAELDRLIADLPAFAWMAYSIHGDEVSGTDAATRLIWHLAAATDSATMHLLQNVIVLVDPSENPDGRERYLSMLQTYKSHTPNYDPGAMQHSGVWPWGRTNHYWFDLNRDWILLTQPETKGRVETILKYFPVLVVDGHEMGSSDNFLFSPPRQPINYNTPENVLKWYQIYGREQAQALDLHGWPYYTGEWNEQWYIGYGSSWPTLFGSVGILYEQAGVDGNMVRQPGDYILTYHEAVNHQFTSSIANLRTTANHRVELLRDYHNARKAIVMTGRQSGLTFLFPPGSDHVKLNRFVRSLMQQGIDVSRTTASFTLPSARNTYGETVRSRTLPAGTFVVSTAQPHGALAKAICEFDLRLNQQFLEDERRELEKHGDTRMYEVSAWCVPMAYGLEAYETTSAPSVSMEPVTDLADPTGRLVNPDATYGFLIDMEGEQTYRILNRLFAKELIVYASEKPLTIEGREYAAGTLLLRQRGNPDNLADLLGALAEEIGVNVYGVSTGYASQGSHLGAPTFQLLAQPRIALVAGSPIDYTDAGSLWFTIDKELEIPHSLINMQQLTWTDLSPYNVLVIPDAWGSSLEQQLGRYGASMLSDWVSDGGTLILMGSSAAWAADTATGLSSVRLRRQVLDQLDSYAQALKRELSAESPAIDTLALWYPEKAPAENAAAEQTPGGGPGNSAEELDEWNRRFHPRGVIMRADVDTEHWLAYGMSDRVPVMVYTDRAFLSKDPVTTVARFAPDGNRLRMSGLLWPEARERWAGTAYLTRERKGKGQVIMFAAAPYTRAYFYGTRQMFVNALLYGPGYTSSLSPYGE; this comes from the coding sequence ATGCATCTCTCTTCGCGATTGCTGATCACGGCATCCGCCGTTGCCCTGAGTGTGCTCGTCGCGCCCGAACTCACCGCCGGACTGCACCCCTCGTACTCCGAGAAGGCCATCATCGATACGGTCCCCTTTTACGACACCGAGTCGTACGATCCGGCCATTCCGAACCCAAACGACTACCTCCAACATCCGGTCGGTCAGTGGCCCAACCACTACCACGAGATCGTCGCGTATGCTCGGCTGCTGGCCGAAAAATCAGACCGGGTCATGATCGACTCATACGGCTCGACCCACGAGGGCCGGGAGCTGATCTACCTGATTATCTCCACGCCCGAAAACCTTGCCCGGCTCGAGCAATACCGTGACGCCATGAGCACGGTGGCTGACCCCGCTGCGCTCTCGTCGTCGGCCGAACTCGACCGGCTGATTGCCGACCTCCCGGCGTTCGCCTGGATGGCCTACAGCATCCACGGAGATGAGGTCTCGGGAACCGATGCTGCTACGCGCCTGATCTGGCATCTCGCCGCCGCAACCGACTCGGCGACCATGCACCTGCTGCAAAACGTCATCGTCCTCGTCGATCCCAGCGAGAACCCCGACGGGCGGGAGCGCTACCTCTCCATGCTCCAGACCTACAAAAGCCACACGCCCAACTACGACCCCGGCGCCATGCAGCACTCCGGCGTCTGGCCCTGGGGTAGGACCAACCACTACTGGTTCGACCTCAACCGCGACTGGATCCTCTTGACCCAGCCCGAAACCAAGGGTCGTGTCGAAACCATCCTGAAGTACTTTCCCGTGCTCGTGGTTGACGGTCACGAAATGGGATCCAGCGACAATTTCCTCTTTTCGCCCCCCCGCCAGCCGATCAACTACAACACTCCCGAAAACGTGTTGAAGTGGTACCAAATCTACGGCAGGGAACAGGCACAGGCTCTCGACCTACACGGATGGCCCTACTACACCGGCGAATGGAACGAGCAATGGTACATCGGGTACGGCTCCTCGTGGCCGACTCTGTTCGGTTCAGTCGGCATCCTCTATGAACAGGCGGGTGTCGACGGCAATATGGTCAGGCAGCCCGGCGATTACATCCTGACCTACCACGAAGCCGTCAATCACCAGTTCACGTCGTCGATCGCCAACCTCCGAACGACCGCCAACCATCGAGTCGAGTTGCTTCGCGACTATCACAACGCTCGAAAAGCAATCGTGATGACCGGCCGGCAGAGCGGCCTGACCTTTCTGTTTCCGCCCGGCAGCGATCACGTAAAGCTCAACCGGTTCGTCCGTTCGCTGATGCAGCAGGGCATCGACGTGAGTCGGACGACTGCGTCGTTCACCCTGCCCTCGGCGCGCAACACCTACGGTGAGACCGTCAGATCGAGAACCCTCCCGGCCGGGACCTTTGTCGTCAGCACCGCCCAGCCGCACGGCGCGCTGGCCAAGGCCATCTGCGAGTTTGACCTGCGGCTCAATCAGCAATTCCTCGAGGACGAACGACGCGAACTCGAAAAACACGGAGACACTCGCATGTATGAAGTCTCCGCGTGGTGTGTCCCGATGGCTTACGGCCTCGAAGCCTACGAAACTACGTCGGCGCCGTCCGTGTCCATGGAACCTGTGACCGATCTCGCCGACCCGACCGGGCGGCTCGTCAACCCCGATGCCACCTACGGCTTCCTGATTGACATGGAAGGCGAGCAGACCTACCGCATCCTCAACCGGCTGTTCGCGAAAGAACTCATCGTCTACGCGTCCGAAAAGCCGCTCACGATCGAGGGTCGCGAATACGCCGCCGGCACGCTGCTGCTGAGGCAGCGCGGCAATCCCGACAACCTCGCCGACCTGCTCGGCGCCCTTGCCGAAGAAATCGGCGTGAACGTCTACGGCGTCAGCACCGGCTATGCCTCACAGGGCTCGCATCTCGGAGCGCCGACCTTCCAGTTGCTCGCCCAACCGCGTATCGCGCTGGTCGCCGGATCGCCGATCGACTACACTGATGCCGGCTCGCTCTGGTTCACCATCGACAAGGAACTCGAAATCCCGCACTCCCTGATCAATATGCAGCAGCTCACCTGGACCGACCTCTCGCCGTACAACGTGTTGGTGATCCCCGACGCCTGGGGCAGCAGCCTCGAACAGCAGCTCGGTCGATACGGAGCGTCGATGCTGTCCGACTGGGTTTCCGATGGCGGTACACTGATCCTGATGGGCTCATCGGCTGCCTGGGCGGCCGACACCGCCACCGGTCTGTCGTCGGTGCGACTTCGTCGCCAGGTGCTCGACCAGCTCGACAGCTACGCGCAGGCGCTGAAGCGAGAGCTCAGCGCCGAGTCGCCGGCGATTGACACCCTCGCGCTCTGGTACCCCGAAAAAGCTCCCGCCGAGAACGCCGCTGCCGAACAGACTCCGGGCGGCGGACCCGGCAACAGCGCGGAGGAACTCGACGAGTGGAACCGGCGTTTCCACCCGCGCGGCGTTATCATGCGCGCCGATGTGGATACCGAACACTGGCTCGCCTATGGCATGAGCGATCGCGTCCCCGTCATGGTGTATACCGATCGCGCCTTCCTCTCGAAAGACCCGGTAACCACCGTGGCGCGCTTCGCTCCCGACGGCAACCGGCTTCGGATGTCGGGCCTGCTGTGGCCCGAAGCGCGCGAGCGATGGGCCGGAACGGCCTACCTGACCCGCGAACGCAAGGGCAAGGGACAGGTAATCATGTTTGCGGCCGCACCATACACCCGCGCGTACTTCTACGGAACGCGGCAAATGTTTGTTAACGCCCTGCTCTACGGGCCGGGGTATACGAGCAGTCTCTCCCCCTACGGCGAATGA
- a CDS encoding M4 family metallopeptidase, whose product MKHLLRLWALSVLVATTAAAQKDADGYVGPNGLRSSSAVTTYRDNGNGVPSYVEGTLSSPVKAADQVAASMQFFEEHRGAYRMANPADELVLKRIDRDDLGMSHVRFTQQHLGLRVIGGDLITHFDARGTLRTVNGNYVPDIDLDVTTKYSVAEATEIARTDLKSFFGEASPDTPELVVFPWEGSTYLAWRMFLMSDTPMGRWEYFVDATTGEVVYKANRIMDAEETAAIGTGVGVMGDTLIHVDTDFDGSTYRMLDYTRRANNDIHGHGGQMPPSGYIQTNVAGSSLPGTLATDADNFWNDPNTQSPAVSGHVYTSLVYDYLLSHFGRNGYNGAGASMLTIVNYSGDGDDNAYWDGSRIVVWSWSSGWRSLAGCPDVIAHEWGHAVTEYCSDLVYEKEAGALNESFSDMIGAAFEFAHDSMDVPDWLMGENGRTTGAGFRDMANPHAAGDPDTYGTGDPYWVDVVNCSPSWLNDYCGVHTNSGVGNKWYYLLSDGGVHNGQSVTGIGPQNAILVAYRANAFYWTSTTTYHEAALATITAANDLDPTGDWAQSVANAWEAVNVDVPGPEIYFQYPAGLPSIVPPGEPTTFDVTIGSLLGGTPVPGSGQLHYSIDGAPFTAVPMTEISSTQYEATLPSAACNSLIAYYVSAQETTSGTYYDPDPSAPAQAIVALSETVTFADNFQTDLGWTVAGDASGGQWGRAVPNGGGDRGDPPTDYDGSGACYLTGPGDGDTDVDGGTTRLYSPTIDLSAGDGRISYARWYSNNFGADPNNDLMYVYISNDNGTNWTLVESIGPSVQAGGGWNVHSFFASEFVTPTATMKVRFDAGDLNSGSVIEAAVDAFSVTIYECDLATPSIVTTSIPDWTEGGYMEEQLQSTGGTGSHTWSDKFGDLSGTGLSLSSTGLLSGTPLAAGEISFTAEVTDESAQTDEQAYSFTINQPMTITSTTLPEWTAGQAYNQSLTVSGGTGVKTWSDINGDLAGTGLTVNANGTVTGTPVSAQVINFTAAVSDNGGGSAQQPVSVTINPMVSIVTASLDNARQGSAYSSQLEGTGGTGVKTWADINSDLVGTGLSLTTDGLLSGTPGDTGVIEFMVRYRDEAGSQAFQVLLLTVDPPYICGDVNNDQIGPDLADLIYLVNYLFSGGEAPTYPGAADATGEGEVDLSDLIYLVNYLFEGGPVPTCGS is encoded by the coding sequence ATGAAACATCTGCTACGTCTCTGGGCACTTTCCGTGCTGGTAGCCACGACAGCTGCAGCGCAGAAAGACGCGGACGGCTATGTCGGCCCGAACGGTCTTCGGTCCTCCAGTGCCGTCACCACGTATCGTGACAACGGGAACGGAGTACCCTCGTATGTTGAAGGAACCCTGTCTTCCCCGGTGAAAGCCGCCGATCAGGTTGCCGCGTCGATGCAGTTCTTCGAGGAGCACAGAGGGGCTTACCGGATGGCCAATCCGGCGGACGAACTCGTGCTGAAGCGGATCGACCGCGATGATCTCGGCATGAGCCACGTGCGATTCACACAACAGCATCTCGGTCTGCGCGTGATCGGCGGAGACTTGATTACACATTTTGACGCGCGCGGCACACTTCGCACGGTCAACGGGAATTACGTACCTGACATCGATCTCGACGTTACCACGAAGTACTCGGTGGCAGAGGCGACGGAAATCGCCAGGACCGATCTGAAGAGCTTTTTCGGCGAGGCTTCCCCGGACACGCCGGAGCTGGTCGTGTTCCCGTGGGAAGGTTCGACCTACCTGGCCTGGCGGATGTTTTTGATGTCGGATACGCCGATGGGTCGCTGGGAGTATTTCGTTGACGCCACGACCGGAGAGGTGGTCTACAAAGCGAACCGCATCATGGATGCGGAAGAGACGGCGGCTATCGGGACCGGGGTCGGTGTGATGGGCGACACGCTGATACATGTCGATACGGATTTCGACGGTTCGACGTACCGCATGCTTGATTACACGCGCCGGGCCAACAACGACATTCACGGTCACGGCGGGCAGATGCCGCCATCGGGCTATATCCAGACCAACGTTGCGGGCTCGTCGTTGCCGGGCACGCTGGCGACCGATGCGGACAATTTCTGGAACGATCCCAACACTCAGTCTCCGGCCGTGAGCGGACATGTGTACACGTCGCTGGTGTACGATTATCTGCTGAGCCATTTCGGACGGAACGGGTACAACGGCGCCGGAGCATCGATGCTGACGATCGTGAACTACTCGGGCGACGGCGACGACAACGCGTACTGGGACGGCAGCCGAATCGTGGTCTGGAGCTGGAGTTCGGGGTGGCGGTCGCTGGCGGGTTGTCCGGATGTGATCGCACACGAGTGGGGTCACGCGGTGACCGAGTATTGTTCGGACCTCGTGTACGAGAAGGAGGCTGGGGCGCTGAACGAGTCGTTTTCGGACATGATCGGGGCGGCGTTCGAATTTGCGCATGATTCCATGGACGTTCCCGACTGGCTGATGGGCGAGAACGGGCGGACGACCGGGGCGGGTTTCCGCGACATGGCGAATCCGCATGCGGCCGGCGACCCCGACACGTACGGCACAGGCGACCCATATTGGGTGGACGTGGTGAACTGTTCGCCCAGCTGGCTGAACGACTACTGCGGAGTGCACACGAATTCGGGCGTGGGCAACAAGTGGTATTACCTGCTATCCGACGGGGGCGTGCACAACGGCCAGTCGGTAACAGGAATCGGCCCCCAGAATGCCATCCTCGTGGCCTACCGCGCCAACGCTTTCTACTGGACGTCGACCACGACGTATCATGAGGCGGCGCTGGCGACGATAACGGCGGCCAACGATCTCGATCCCACAGGTGACTGGGCGCAGTCGGTAGCCAACGCGTGGGAAGCGGTGAATGTCGACGTTCCGGGTCCGGAGATCTATTTCCAGTATCCGGCCGGGTTGCCGTCGATCGTCCCGCCGGGCGAGCCGACGACGTTTGACGTCACGATCGGCAGCCTGCTGGGCGGGACGCCGGTTCCGGGCAGCGGGCAGCTTCACTATTCAATCGACGGCGCACCGTTCACGGCGGTGCCGATGACGGAGATTTCTTCCACGCAGTACGAGGCCACTCTCCCCTCGGCGGCGTGTAACAGCTTGATTGCGTACTATGTGAGCGCGCAGGAGACGACCTCGGGCACGTACTACGACCCGGACCCGAGTGCACCGGCACAGGCGATTGTAGCGTTGTCCGAGACGGTTACGTTCGCCGACAACTTCCAGACCGATCTCGGCTGGACAGTCGCAGGCGACGCGAGTGGCGGCCAGTGGGGACGCGCGGTCCCGAACGGCGGCGGCGATCGCGGTGATCCGCCGACTGACTACGATGGATCCGGCGCCTGCTACCTGACCGGTCCCGGCGACGGAGACACGGATGTCGACGGCGGCACGACGCGGTTGTATTCGCCGACGATTGACCTGTCGGCAGGCGACGGCCGAATCAGTTATGCGCGCTGGTACTCCAATAATTTCGGAGCCGACCCCAACAACGATTTGATGTACGTGTATATCTCCAACGACAACGGGACGAACTGGACGCTGGTAGAGTCGATCGGTCCGTCGGTGCAGGCCGGCGGCGGCTGGAATGTCCATTCGTTTTTCGCGAGCGAGTTCGTCACGCCTACGGCGACGATGAAAGTGCGATTCGATGCCGGCGATCTGAACAGCGGCTCGGTGATCGAAGCGGCGGTTGATGCGTTCAGTGTCACTATTTACGAGTGTGACCTTGCGACTCCGTCGATCGTTACGACATCGATTCCCGACTGGACCGAGGGCGGCTACATGGAAGAGCAGCTTCAGTCGACGGGCGGCACGGGGTCGCACACATGGAGCGACAAATTCGGCGACCTGTCCGGCACGGGGCTGAGTTTGTCTTCGACGGGGCTTCTCAGCGGCACACCGCTCGCGGCGGGAGAGATTTCGTTCACGGCCGAGGTGACGGATGAGTCGGCGCAGACCGATGAGCAGGCCTACTCCTTCACGATCAACCAGCCGATGACGATTACGTCGACGACGCTTCCCGAGTGGACGGCCGGACAGGCGTACAATCAGAGCCTGACGGTGTCAGGCGGCACCGGCGTGAAAACGTGGAGCGATATCAACGGCGATCTGGCCGGAACGGGATTGACGGTGAATGCAAACGGTACGGTCACCGGCACGCCGGTGTCGGCGCAGGTGATCAACTTCACCGCAGCGGTATCCGACAACGGCGGCGGCAGCGCGCAGCAGCCCGTGAGCGTCACGATCAATCCGATGGTGTCGATCGTGACGGCATCGCTGGACAACGCGCGGCAGGGCTCGGCGTATTCATCGCAGCTCGAAGGTACGGGCGGTACGGGCGTCAAGACGTGGGCCGATATCAACAGCGATCTGGTGGGGACGGGGCTCTCGTTGACGACGGACGGCCTTTTGTCGGGCACTCCGGGCGACACCGGTGTGATCGAGTTCATGGTCCGGTACCGTGACGAAGCGGGGAGCCAGGCGTTCCAGGTGTTGTTGCTTACGGTCGACCCGCCGTACATCTGCGGCGACGTCAACAACGACCAGATCGGTCCGGACCTTGCGGATTTGATTTACCTCGTAAACTACCTGTTTTCGGGAGGCGAGGCGCCGACCTATCCGGGGGCAGCCGACGCGACCGGCGAGGGTGAGGTCGATTTGTCGGATTTGATCTACCTCGTGAATTATCTGTTTGAGGGTGGACCGGTGCCGACGTGCGGAAGTTAG
- a CDS encoding glycosyltransferase family 4 protein, protein MTHRDFAIGSYCSSRSWGGLEMNVLRFLRWMRFRGWDTVVYAHPESRMYAHADEFEVKKRAVKSEFKFGDVLNATRLGNLIKEDNVRILSLHQSKDMFLGVLAKLVTRKYFKIIYSQHMHIGADKKDPFHAWEYGHFDAWITPVQWLADRVLEKTIVPREKIHIIPRGIELDRFQELKPDKHESRLRLNLPPDPYIAGVVGRLDRKKCQDTAIKALRRLHADGHRIHLALIGDKTHREETGYAEYLEKLVSELNLNDFVHFRPHQKEPEYAYAALDQFVLPSESETAGMVVIEAFASGLPVTGTRAGGTISQIKHERNGLLYEPHDDAELAACMTRYITDPAFAQSVAREALTDARLTYSHTAQCEGWERVIGQLTG, encoded by the coding sequence ATGACACATCGCGACTTCGCCATCGGCTCCTACTGCTCCTCCCGCTCCTGGGGAGGATTGGAAATGAACGTTCTGCGTTTCCTCCGATGGATGCGCTTCCGCGGCTGGGATACCGTGGTCTACGCCCACCCCGAATCACGGATGTACGCCCACGCCGATGAATTCGAAGTCAAAAAACGCGCCGTCAAATCCGAATTCAAATTCGGCGACGTCCTCAATGCCACACGCCTCGGAAATCTCATCAAAGAAGACAACGTCCGCATCCTCTCGCTCCACCAGAGCAAAGACATGTTCCTCGGCGTCCTCGCCAAACTCGTCACCCGAAAATACTTCAAGATCATCTACTCGCAGCACATGCATATCGGCGCCGACAAAAAGGACCCCTTCCATGCGTGGGAGTACGGGCACTTTGATGCCTGGATCACGCCCGTGCAATGGCTGGCCGACCGCGTTCTCGAAAAGACCATTGTCCCCCGTGAGAAAATCCACATCATACCGCGCGGTATCGAACTCGACCGCTTTCAGGAACTCAAGCCCGACAAGCACGAGTCACGGCTGCGGTTGAACCTGCCGCCCGATCCCTATATCGCCGGCGTGGTCGGCCGCCTCGACCGCAAAAAATGCCAGGACACCGCCATCAAGGCGCTCCGGAGACTGCACGCTGATGGACACCGGATACACCTGGCGCTGATCGGCGACAAAACGCACCGCGAAGAAACCGGCTATGCCGAGTACCTCGAAAAACTCGTCTCCGAACTCAACCTGAACGATTTCGTTCACTTCCGTCCCCACCAGAAGGAACCGGAGTACGCGTACGCCGCGCTCGATCAATTTGTGCTGCCGTCGGAGTCCGAGACCGCCGGCATGGTCGTGATCGAAGCGTTTGCGTCCGGCCTGCCCGTCACCGGCACGCGCGCCGGGGGGACAATTTCGCAGATAAAACACGAACGCAACGGCCTCTTGTACGAGCCGCACGATGATGCCGAGCTGGCCGCCTGCATGACCCGCTATATCACCGACCCGGCCTTCGCCCAATCAGTCGCGCGCGAAGCCCTCACCGACGCCCGCCTGACATACTCCCACACCGCCCAATGCGAAGGCTGGGAGCGGGTGATAGGGCAGTTGACGGGATAA
- a CDS encoding S9 family peptidase: protein MMCCNVSRLGRCWLTALIIMVSTPIVWADVMTPELVAQLRAVSSAAVSPDGSLIAYTVAVPRNPFAEEDGKSFFHLYVDDRSGLSRPFVTGDATVSTPSFTPDGTGICYLAKRDENKHKALWYIPATGGESRVLLEFSSDITDYAWSPDNWVVAFLAKDTISDPVKRSRERGFDQQVFEEDWTAVRLWLYNTSDSTTAPTRVELNGSAHQLLWSPDGRLLATTVAPTPSIDDRYMSRKITLVDARDGSTVRQYETPGKLGRMAFSPDGSHLAFIAGADINDPSEGELWLASVDNDSITKLIADFTGHVSQVAWTDNGTLVFLSDIGVNSALGHISIDGSSKTTTLLETGPVFTSLAVSADGTAGALVGNAPTHPGELFTFAPNDSVPSPKRITVTNPQLDRIDFGRQEVIEYESRDGLALQGILVYPLGYEQGRRYPLILCVHGGPESHIRNGWITSYAYPGQVAAARGLATFYPNYRGSTGRGIEFSKLGQADYAGGEFNDLVDAVDHLVTLGVADSARIGITGRSYGGYATAWAATALSERFACGVMGAGVADLTSKFGTTDIPMEMYYSHARTWPWDNWQFYLERSPIYHAHNSRTPLLILHGENDTRVHPSQSMELYRYLKTHGNAPVRLVVYQDEPHGTEKAAARYDSHLRTMRWFEHYLLGPGGPPPDFEIDYSALQPAGN from the coding sequence ATGATGTGCTGTAATGTGTCTCGGTTGGGTCGTTGTTGGCTGACGGCCCTCATAATCATGGTGTCGACCCCGATTGTCTGGGCCGATGTGATGACGCCTGAATTGGTGGCGCAGCTTCGCGCCGTCTCGTCTGCGGCAGTGTCTCCCGACGGCAGCCTGATCGCTTACACGGTCGCGGTCCCTCGCAATCCGTTCGCCGAAGAAGACGGCAAATCATTCTTCCATCTCTACGTTGACGACCGCAGCGGCCTGTCCAGACCGTTTGTCACGGGTGATGCAACGGTTTCTACGCCGTCGTTCACACCCGACGGAACGGGTATCTGCTATCTTGCGAAGCGCGACGAAAACAAACACAAGGCGCTGTGGTATATCCCCGCGACCGGCGGTGAGTCCCGAGTATTGCTCGAGTTTTCTTCGGACATTACCGACTACGCATGGTCTCCCGACAATTGGGTGGTCGCCTTTCTTGCCAAAGACACCATCTCCGACCCGGTCAAGCGCTCCCGTGAGCGTGGCTTCGATCAGCAGGTTTTTGAAGAGGATTGGACCGCCGTCCGCCTCTGGCTCTACAACACCTCCGACAGTACGACGGCCCCAACAAGGGTCGAACTCAACGGCTCTGCCCACCAGCTGCTGTGGAGCCCCGATGGTCGCTTGCTTGCGACCACCGTTGCGCCCACCCCATCGATTGATGATCGTTACATGTCCCGCAAAATTACGCTGGTTGATGCCAGAGACGGATCAACTGTCCGGCAGTACGAAACCCCCGGCAAGCTTGGCCGGATGGCGTTCAGCCCCGATGGTTCGCATCTCGCATTCATCGCCGGCGCCGATATCAATGACCCGTCCGAAGGCGAGTTGTGGCTGGCGTCGGTTGATAACGATTCCATCACGAAGCTGATCGCAGACTTCACCGGCCACGTCTCCCAAGTAGCCTGGACAGATAACGGAACGCTTGTGTTCCTTTCAGACATCGGAGTAAACAGCGCTCTCGGGCATATCTCAATCGATGGGTCTTCAAAAACAACCACGTTGTTGGAGACCGGTCCGGTATTTACTTCTCTGGCCGTATCGGCCGACGGAACTGCCGGCGCACTGGTCGGCAATGCACCGACTCATCCGGGCGAGCTGTTTACGTTCGCTCCAAACGACTCTGTACCGTCGCCGAAACGAATTACCGTCACCAATCCGCAGCTCGACCGCATCGACTTTGGCCGACAGGAAGTGATCGAATACGAATCCCGCGACGGACTCGCACTGCAGGGGATCCTGGTCTATCCGCTCGGCTACGAGCAGGGGAGACGGTATCCGCTTATTCTGTGCGTGCACGGCGGACCCGAGTCCCACATTCGCAATGGCTGGATTACCAGCTACGCCTACCCGGGCCAGGTCGCGGCCGCACGAGGCCTCGCGACCTTCTATCCGAACTATCGGGGTTCAACCGGCCGGGGAATCGAGTTTTCGAAACTGGGCCAGGCCGACTACGCCGGCGGTGAGTTCAACGACCTCGTTGACGCCGTCGATCATCTCGTTACACTGGGTGTCGCGGATTCGGCCAGGATCGGCATTACCGGACGGTCATACGGCGGCTATGCCACCGCCTGGGCAGCCACCGCCCTCAGCGAACGATTCGCCTGCGGCGTCATGGGCGCCGGCGTCGCCGACCTGACCTCCAAGTTCGGCACCACCGACATCCCGATGGAGATGTACTACTCGCATGCCCGTACCTGGCCGTGGGACAACTGGCAGTTCTATCTCGAACGAAGTCCGATCTACCACGCCCACAACTCGCGCACCCCGTTGCTTATCCTCCACGGCGAAAACGATACCCGCGTGCATCCGAGCCAGTCGATGGAATTGTACCGGTATCTCAAGACTCACGGCAACGCCCCGGTTCGTCTCGTGGTGTATCAGGATGAACCGCACGGTACGGAAAAAGCAGCTGCGCGCTACGACTCGCACCTCCGCACGATGCGGTGGTTCGAGCACTACCTGCTCGGACCCGGCGGCCCGCCGCCCGATTTCGAGATCGATTACAGCGCCCTGCAACCGGCCGGAAACTGA